ATGTGATTCTGGTCGATTGCGAAGAGTCCATCGATTCCACGCCCAACAGCATTCAATTTGATCACGCTTTTGCGGCGGAAACCGCCTGCAACTACCTGATTAGCCAGGGCCGCCGACAAATTGCGCTTATCCATCCCGATACCGCTGCGGCCGAGCAGGTGTTGCACGGCTACAAGCTGGCGCTGGAAAACAATTTCCTGCCGTTTAACCGCAACCTGGTTTTTATGGATGACACCAGTTCATCGGTGGCGTTGCAGGTGCTGCTCAATAATGCCACCACGCTGAATTTTAACGCGCTACTGGTGGCTGACGAGCAGGAAGCGCAGCGCGTGATCCCGCAACTGCAAGCGTTTAATAAATCGGTGCCGGGCGACATTATGGTCTTCAGCCTTGCTGGCTCTTTGCATTTACCGGGGATCCCGACCATCCCGGCGATTGAATATTCAATGGATGCGATGGCGGCGCGCATTGTGGCATGGCTGAATGAGAAAACGCAGAGCGTGCTGGGTTCGTACCGCGTGCGCGGCGATTTAATTATTCCTGACGTCGGTAAGCGCTAATAAATAAAAAGCCTCCATGCGGAGGCTTTTTTAATGGCATTTCAGACGTTACGCAAGGCTATATTCTTTAACCAGCGTGTGAATATCCAGTTCATCCGAATAATCCACACCCGCCATGCCAAAGCCGTTCAGTTCGTGAAACTCCTGCAAATAACCGGCAAAATCGCCAATGACCATAAAGTTATCCGCAGTCACCTGTTTTCTGAGTAATTCCACCGCGTTTTGCACATCCGGGCGAAGTTCATAATCATCCATGCGAATCAACCGTTGAGCATCGGTAGTCACCTTGCCAAGAGGGGGATAAAGATGATCCAGCATCAGCCGGTGCATTTGCTCAATACAGGTTTCATGTAACCGTTTCTGTTTCATGACTTTATACAACAGGGTGATATACAGCGGAAACACAGGAATAAACGCGCTGGCCTTGGTGACCAGCGCTTTACAAATAACCGCATAAGCATTGCCGCTGATACGTTGCAACTGCGCATTAATTTCATCGGCGGTATTATGTAAATGCGCTTTTGCGGCACCCAAAGAGCCCTCTTTATAAAGCGGCCAGGTTGATTCCGGGCCAATATACGAATAGGCAACCGTTTTAAACCCTGCGGCTAATACATCAGCTTGTTCCAGCATGGTGATCCAGCGCTGCCAGTCTTCGCCACCCATCACTTTTACTGTATCGGCAAGCTGCTGTTCGGTAACAGGTTCCAGCGTCTGTTCTACCATGCGCTGACTTTCCAGTTCAAAACCAGGGCCGGAGAAAGCCTGGCCGCGAACGCCCAGCGTTGAGTGATAACGCGTACCGTCAGGATGAAGGCGTATGCCAGACGCAACGGAATACACCACCAGATCGATTTTCCCGCCAAATTCTTGCTGGATAAAATCAATCACGTTTTGCCGCGTGGTATCGGAAAAAGCATCGGCAATAAAATCTTTCGCGATCAGCCCTTTCTCACTCGCCCGTCGCTGAAACAGAACGTTGTTATACCAGCCCGCGCTGCCTGCGCCTTTTTCACCGGGACCCTTTTCAAACGAGACGCCAATGGTGTCGGCGCTGCCGCCAAAAGCCAGCGCAATACGAGAAGCCAGCCCATAACCGGAGGAGGCGCCAATCACCAGAACCTTTTTAGGCCCATAGATCTCGCCGTGTGATTCGACATAGGCAATCTGTTTATCAATGGCTTTCAGCAGCCCTTCCGGGTGGCAGTTTTTAGCCACATTACCCTGAATAATCGGTTTCATAATGTGTTATCTCCGGTCAGTGTTTTACGGCGGGAGATAACACAAGTGCTTCTCCTTTAATGACAACATCGCCATGCTGATTTGTGCAGGTGGTTTTCAGACTGACCCGTTTTTTCTCCGTATCAATAGCAATAATTTCCACGGTTGCTGTCACCGTATCGCCAATAAAAGTTGGTTTGGTAAATTTAAGATCCTGCGCCAAATAAATAGAGCCTTTACCGGGGAGTTTATTTGCAATAACTGCAGAAATTAAACCGCTTACCAGAATTCCGTGAACAACACGCTGGCCAAATATGCTTTTTTTACCCGCGGCATCGTCAAGATGCACTGGGTTCATGTCACCTGAGGCCTCTGCAAAATTCATCACGTCTTCTTCAGTGAGTTTTTTTGTAAATTGCGCTTTTTGCCCTGTTTGTAAACATTCGGCTCTTTCTGTCATTTTTAAAAACCTCCATTTAAATATATCATGTAAATATCCTTTTTTGAGCGGTGATAAGAATTATCAAATTTAAATACTATCGATCTTGAAACCGCCTTATTTATATAAAATTCATAGTAAGCATTGAATAAATTGTATGGGTCAGCTTTTACTCAAACATTGACATTAATCAAAGTACCCTTTCACCTAATTAGGATAAAAATTCTCGTAGTTTAATTAAGCGAAAGGCTAAAATAATGAAGGATACTGATATTGTTATACTTGGCGCAGCAAGGACAGCTATTGGCTCGCTTAATGGTTCCCTTGCCAATATATCCTCACCTAAACTGGGATCTATAGTGATTAAATCACTTCTTGAAAAGTCTCATATTCCGGTAAAAGAAGTGGATGAGGTTATCATTGGTCAGGTTTTAACGGCGGGGTGTGGGCAAAATCCAGCGCGACAAACATTAATTCATTCCGGTATTTCACAGGATGTTCCCGCGCTGACAATTAATAAAGTTTGTGGCTCAGGAATGAAAGCATTACAGCTTGCATATCAGTCATTAAAGTGCGGTGAAGCTGAGCTGATTATTGCGGGCGGGCAGGAAAATATGAGTCAGTCCCCGCATATTCTTCCTCACTCCCGTAATGGA
Above is a genomic segment from Kosakonia radicincitans DSM 16656 containing:
- a CDS encoding LacI family DNA-binding transcriptional regulator, with product MSTINDVSRLAGVSKATVSRVLSGSRGVKEASRLAVLKAVEELNYRPNVIAQSLLSQSTGCIGVICAQENINQTTGYLYALEKHLSQNQKHLLLRFANTKAGVMSALDELTCGLCDDVLIIGARFPLKIEDENVILVDCEESIDSTPNSIQFDHAFAAETACNYLISQGRRQIALIHPDTAAAEQVLHGYKLALENNFLPFNRNLVFMDDTSSSVALQVLLNNATTLNFNALLVADEQEAQRVIPQLQAFNKSVPGDIMVFSLAGSLHLPGIPTIPAIEYSMDAMAARIVAWLNEKTQSVLGSYRVRGDLIIPDVGKR
- the fabV gene encoding enoyl-ACP reductase FabV, translated to MKPIIQGNVAKNCHPEGLLKAIDKQIAYVESHGEIYGPKKVLVIGASSGYGLASRIALAFGGSADTIGVSFEKGPGEKGAGSAGWYNNVLFQRRASEKGLIAKDFIADAFSDTTRQNVIDFIQQEFGGKIDLVVYSVASGIRLHPDGTRYHSTLGVRGQAFSGPGFELESQRMVEQTLEPVTEQQLADTVKVMGGEDWQRWITMLEQADVLAAGFKTVAYSYIGPESTWPLYKEGSLGAAKAHLHNTADEINAQLQRISGNAYAVICKALVTKASAFIPVFPLYITLLYKVMKQKRLHETCIEQMHRLMLDHLYPPLGKVTTDAQRLIRMDDYELRPDVQNAVELLRKQVTADNFMVIGDFAGYLQEFHELNGFGMAGVDYSDELDIHTLVKEYSLA
- a CDS encoding MaoC family dehydratase, with the protein product MTERAECLQTGQKAQFTKKLTEEDVMNFAEASGDMNPVHLDDAAGKKSIFGQRVVHGILVSGLISAVIANKLPGKGSIYLAQDLKFTKPTFIGDTVTATVEIIAIDTEKKRVSLKTTCTNQHGDVVIKGEALVLSPAVKH